Within the Oreochromis niloticus isolate F11D_XX linkage group LG14, O_niloticus_UMD_NMBU, whole genome shotgun sequence genome, the region ATCTGCAGAAGTTTTAAGTGAAAATCTAAGTGactctgaatgtggcatggcTGGTGTCAGCTGCAACGTTTAGAATTTGGGATGAACATGAAAGCATgcatccatcctgccttgtatatCGGTTCAGGTTTCTGGTGATGGTATAACATTGTGGAGGACATTTTCTTGCCACATTTTGGGGCTTTTTAAAGGTATTGTTTAAAGGCCACAGTTTACCTGAgtactgttgctgaccatgtgACCACAgcgtacccatcttctgatggctgcttccagcagaatAACAGCATGCCACAAAGCTCACAGCATCTCAAACTGACTTCTTGAACATAACAGTGAGCTCGCTGTACTCAAACAGCCTACACAGTCACCTGATCTTGATCCAATAAAGCACTTTTGGGAtttggtggaacaggagattcacattaTGGATGTGCAGGTGACAACTGTGCAGcgactgtgtgatgctgtcatgttaaTATAGCCCCAAAGCTCTGAGGAACATTTCCAGCACCCTGTTGAATCCATTCCACAAAGAATTAAGAccgttctgaaggcaaaaggatcTAACTCAATACTAGCAAGTACATAATagagtggccagtgagtgtactACTTGAACTAGTCTGCTCACAAATCCTGCTACCTTGTGTTTTAATGGTtctcacatattttttttttgcagtgggATAAATGGCAACAAGTGCTAGAGAATGCGGTCTTAGCAGTTGAACTATCCGGGAGGACAGCTTCTATTCAGGTACTTGGACATCACATCTGAGTGTGTGAAAACATTAATCATCCCCCTCCTGTTCCTCTCTGCTGACAGCCATGGTAATTATCACAGACACAGAAGCACAACATACACAGATGTAACTGCTGTTCAGTTGGCACTTCTATACCGCACCACGTGTGTGAATGAACAGCATACCAAGCTGATAATCCTAACACTGTAAGGTCACTGCATGTGGGTGAGAGACAAGcacaggaaggaaaagaaatggGGAGACAGAAATCAAGTAAAGTAGGAGATATGCGTGTCCAAAAGACAAGAATATAAtggggggagagaaaaaaagtgacAGGAATGTGAGAAGCAGTATGAATTTtactacagtaaaaaaaaaaaaaaaacatggcccTAACTTACACCTTACACTACATATAGTGACTCTGCTGTTACATATAGACTTCACATACTGTAGATAAATCTAAAAAGGAAGGTTTTAATTTGAAACAAAGATTACTTTCCTTATAttcttattctgttttttttgcttgttagtGCTATTAGCAGGGATGTTCGCACCTAGTTTACTAAAAATTTGCAGTGATTTAGTATCTGTTTTAATCTGTTTTATGTGCCAGTATAGAAAGACTTTTAATAACCTTGCAAAAGATTAATGTCTAACATTATTCCTCTAGCTCTCATATATGGGAAACCTGAAGATACCAGATAGAGATGGACACAGACAGATGAAATAGCACAGTCTATACCACGGCTCTGTCCCTATTCATTAAGAGTTTCTGCTTTCTGGTATAGAGGTTTACTGACCAGAGTTTGCCTCCATTATCTCTGATGATCTGGCTAGTTTAGAGGGATCCCACAGAGCGGTCAGTGAAAAAATATTGCAGACATCCTTTTATACAAACCCCCCTACAGTATGTCATGTTATCAGTGGGCTAAGCTTCAGAGAAGACAGATCTTTCTCAACTCATTAGAAATTCCTTGAGTTTAGTTAGAAACACATTTAatcacaaaagcaaacagctgTTCAATCTCAAACAAGAACTAATCATATTGGAGATTATGgatattttatgtgttttttttctatatgtatatagatgAATTGATATAAACTATATATTTTCATACAGATTTTGTATACATTATAATTATATGTGAggcaaatatattaaaaaagtaAACCTGACATGTTTTGAATATGTAAAAATAACCAGTTTAATTGAcacaaatgttttcttcttttgcttaaaaaaataattttacctTACTTTAGCATTAGACACTTTAACCTGCCAAAACAATTAAAGGGAGTGAGGAGGTTTTTAAGAAAattttacagtttaaaatgcACTTGAGTGGGCGATTGGTTCAATAATAAATACtgaacatttggcaataaagcTTGGTAACTGTTGTGTTGGAAACTGCTAAactaagaaaaagaaagtgttcTGAATTTATGAGTTAAATTATAGAATTTTTTTAACCAAATGGCACTCATATTTAACTTAAGCAGATAGTTGCATGAACACTAACCTTTGGATTTCTGCGCAGACTTTTgagaatatttctttttttaggaTCCTCACTATCCTCATTGGAGTTGTCCTTCTTAAGTCCTTCGTCATCCTGGCTTGCCTTGAGTGAACTCCCCATCTCATCATCGCTGCCGATAGAAAAGCTCGTCCTAAAATTGCTGAACTTTCCAAGCCGTTTGGATCTGTCTCTGTAAAGCTTAGGCTTTATGCCAATAGCAGACAATTTTCTTCTGCGCTCCAGTGAACTGCTATCAGCTTCACTGTCTGACCCATTCCCCCCAGCACTCCCATTTGAATGACCCTTGTTGGCATTGCGGATGGTGATAATCTTGCCCTGTGTGCTGTCATGTGGGACAGAGTAAATATTTTCCTCTTCTGTGTGTCTAGGTTTGCTCACAGCATCCATTGGCTCAGCATAGTCTGAGGGGTCATAGCCACCATCACTACCTCGGGCCCAGGTGACAGCTTGGGGCAAAGAGCGGCGGTTGGTGCCTCCCTGTTGGTCCATGTAAGGGCCAAGATTAACCTTAAGGACTGGCTTGGGCTTCACTTGTGGAGGAACTTTGTTGTTCACCTTACTCTCAAAAGAGCTAAGCTCGGAAATGAAAGAGAAGGGATCATCTGAATCCATTTCTGACAGCTTGAAGCTTCCCAGTTGGGAGCTGAGAGTATCCTCCCTCAGGGTAGGGTAAggagatgatggatcaatatcATCTTCTGAGTCCAAAAGTGTAACTGGGCTGGGAGAGCCACCACGAGGGCTGACGCTCTCATTGGTGCATGCCTCTGCTACATTGTCATACATGTGTGTGGCCTCAACAATGGTGCGCTTCTCCATCACCTCTTTTAAGAAAGGCTGGAAGAGATCTATCTTATGAAGACCACCTACTACGCCACCATGTCCACATATTATCGTGCTAAATCTTGCCTCTATTTCATGAGCCAATTCTTCCCCCTGAATAACTTGTTTCTTAGCAGAGTCTGAATCTGACAGCTCCATCTGGCTCTCCCCTACTGCTAATAACTGGATTGGGATGATGTCTTGTACCTCACACAGAAAAGCACATAATGTCTCCATAGAGGCCTTGCGGCGAGTAGAGTAAACAGCAATGTAGCCATGGACGAGCCCAGTCTTGCGAAGGGCTAATGAGGAATGGAAGGAGAGCAATGACAGCTCGATATTCTGCTTCTGACCTCCTATACTAAGATCCAGCATAACAGAGGTGCCACCACCGAGACTCGAGGAAGGACGACAATGCTGGGGCAAAAGGAAGGGAGCAAGGAGTTGGTCTAGGTCGTAGGTGTCTCCGCACATCAGGCACATGACTATCCTCAGGTCAGCCTCGAGCATTGACTGGGACTGAGAGTCTCTGAAGGTAGAGGATGGAGGAGGTAGTGGAGGGGAGCTGCTCCCTATGTTTCTACGTATTTCTAAGAGTCCTTTCAACATCTGAGTGATCTGCTTCTCGCTGACATTGCGGCCATAACCCATGCCTGGAGAGGCAGGGTCTAGGTAAGCACTCTGTAGCTTTGCAGCTACCTGCTGCCCTTGTTGTATGAGAGTTTGAGCTGTCTCCCCTCCAATATCCCCTATGGACCCCACCCCCCTCTTGGTGACCAGAAGGAGGGACAGTGGCAGTTGAGCAAAGCTGTTTTCCCTTTCCCGTCTGCTAATAGTCGACTCTCTAAGTTTCTCTATACTCTCGACAACATAGGAGAGAGATTCCTTTGAATTGTACAAACATAGGCAACCATGCGGTGTAAAGGTTGGTGTGTAGAAGGAATTAACTGGCAGACGTACATTGCCCTCTATGGGACGGAGGGTCAGCTCATACAGCCTTCCATCTAGCACGTACCGGTCGTCACTGGTGCACAAGGCTCTTATCTCATTGGCCATCTCTCTGGCTAGCCCATCTTTTCCTAGAATTACAAGATTTATCCGTTCAGCTCTCCCCCCTTCCAGTCTTGCAGAGTCTGATGAAGGGTACCGAGTTGGGAATCTGGAGGCCAGTATTTGCTCTATCTTAGTATCCACACAGTGCGGATTGTTGGGACAGGATTCCTTTGTGGGGTGATAGATAAAGTGGATATGTTTCAGTACAAGAGCATCCCTTTCTGCCTGCAGCTTCTGAAGGGCCTTAAATCTTTGCTCCTCCCCCAGCACTTCTTGAATGGCTCCCATTTTCTCTTTACTCGGTTTTGCATCCAACTCTAACTCATAAAAGAGCTCAGAATATTCAAGGAGCAATTCTTGAAAGTCTTCTTTGGCCCGGTCGATGATTTCTTTCTGGTGCTTATTGTAGATATCCAGATATTCAGCTTCATCCAGCCACCGGTAGAACTCTTCATTCATAATGAAGCTTCTGGCCTCCTCCCATGGCTTCCCTGGTTTGATAAAAGAAGAGACACTTAACTGCTCCTTGAACTCCCATCTCATTTCAGCCCGTTTCCGCTCATTCCTTAGCTGCTCCAGATGGGACTCATAGATGGCTTCAGCTGCAGGGGTCTCCAGTAGGTCTTGTGGGATGCGATCATCTTCCGTGTTATCAATGTGTGCTGTGGTCTCCCAAGGTGTATCATCTAACACAACAAACCACTGAGAGAAATCTCTTTTTGTCTCCAGGACTTTCTGAACTCCAGACCAGCTCAAGTGGTCTATCTCATCCAACTGTGGTAAGAGTGTAGACAGTGCCTGTGGCAGAGTACTTAGATAGAGCTTCCTAAGTTTCTCTATGTGTTCTTGTTTAAGTCTATGGACATGCTGCTGGAAGAGCTTCTTAGCTTTAGCAGTGCCCTCAAGAAAAACATAGTCCTTGTACTCGGGGGCAGTCTGCATGCGCCGACTGACAACAGGCCATGTCTCATTGTAGTTCTTTACAATTCGGTTGACCAGCCACTCATAGCGGTCTTTGGCTGAGGCAATCTGTTGACTCTGCTGTTTCAGTGCCTCAAAGTAGGGGATAATCTTGGGCTTTCCCCTACTCTTGTCTATTAATTGAACCAGTGTAAGAAAGGCTAGGTCAACATTGACATTGGAACGTGCTGAGGTTTCTACCACCTGTAGATTCTTCTTAGTTAGGGCAAAAGTGTGTGAGTCTTTAATATACCGCTCAACACCTTCATCACATTTGGTGAGGACCAGAACCACAggcttttttgtctttgctaaCTGGTTATATAAGTTGGTAACAAACTTCATCTGATCCTCAAAGCTACGGTTCATACCCCTGCTAACATCTACAGAGAGTAAGAAGCCATCCACCATAAGCTTGCCTTCAGGCATCTGTTTCTGCTCAAAGTCTTGTTCTAGCCCCAGCTGATCTGTGCAAAAGTACATCAGCTTTTCAGCTGAAGCCATCTTGGTGGAAGCTGCCCTCTTGATGTAAGGCTGCAGTGCCGTGCTTCGGTGTGGCTGAAATGTCTGATCATCAATGAACTCAGTCTGCTCCACCACATTTATACGGCATTCTGACCCCTCCTCCATTGTCCTTACAGCCTCTCCCCAGTATAAGAAGTGGTCATTGTTCACTACACGTCCTCCAAAGTCACTGGTACTGAGAACAGAGGTGTGATCTAGGTAGAAGTCATCTGCACTTGGCCGGACAAAGCGGTTACACAGGCAGGACTTGCCCACACCGCATTGCCCTTTCTCCTTCTCTGTGCCGGACAGCCCAAGCACAACCAGGTTGTAGGTGGGTGGCCGCGGATCTTGCTTTTTGGCCATCATCGTCGCTGGCAGACGCTCATCCTGCCATGCTGGCCGTGAGCTCTAGAGAGAGGAGCAGGCTGCCAAGGAAGCAGGGTTTCCATGCAAGAGAAGCTCACTGGTCTGAGGTATGGTCCTGCAtgatagaaagagagagacaaaagTGAGATTTAATCTAGagatatacaaaaaaaatattccaaTATTCTAATGACAACCTTTAGCTAATGTCTCACATCTAAATTCCTACTATGTGCCTGTGTTCTGTTAACAATTGTTAATCTGTGATCCTATTTCTCCACTGAATATTTCCTGAAAAGATTGAGGTCAGTGGTAAAGCTGTTGGAATGCTGCACATTACTTAACCCAGCTGTAGCTCAGTTAAAGGCAATTTTTCCCCAGTTTaactcatttaattttaatgCTGCCAGGACTGCAGTGCTAACAGTGGTGCCTTCCACATTTCATTCTCATGTTCATTGCAACGCAATGTGTGTTTTGGCTTATTATCTGGCTTCTAACAGTCTGGTTGGTTTGCCTCACTCACAGCAACATTAGAGGAAAGTAATGTAGCTCTTTCACTActgcagcaaacaaacaaacgactGTGCACGCAAACATATGCACACAAGTAGCACGACACACTTGTAGAAAAAGGCACACCAAGCTCTCGGCACCCTAAatgaaagacacacacaggaagatGAAAGCAGATAAGTGTTCCAGAGCTAAAGTTACTAATTGGCCAACTAGGGAAAGCCATCTGCATTTTAAAAGGCTGCATTGCCTGTTGGCTGACTTGTTTCCATCAAAAACATGTTTCCCTATGTTTATAACCAAACAGATAAGAGTTGGCTCCTGTACCATCATTAATGTCATGCATATTTACCTAAATCAGAAGCAAGAAATGGCTGCATTGCAAGtaagaaaaaggcaaaaacacaTAAGACCATATAGAGATGCTTAGTTGCTCATCTCAGTATTATTTATTCGACTGGTAGATTAGGCCTAAAAATAAGTTAAGAAAAGGGAAAGGCTGAGGCATGAAAGGGTGTTACAACACAATTTGTATGGAACAAAAATCTTGTTAAGCTCTCAGACAGATAGCACgcactgcatttcaaaatgatGGAGACCACCCCCTCCATGTCATAACTGAGTCATTTATGTAGtaaaaacagacattaaaacaGACATTAAAACCACTATTAATCATGAACAGCTCTTTTGACAGAGAACACAAAAGCAGCCAAAGCCTTCATTATTTTTGAATCGAGTTTGTCAGGCAACACAGATCTGACAAAAAACAAGCTACACCCAACCTGCTATGTAATGACTACTACATATTTTATATACTGCATTTCTGAGTTTTATTTGAAAGGGAGTGCCACTAATCAAAGTTCAAAGCTGAAGCCTAGCGTTTTGCTAAAAGTAAATTCCACTCAGGCTGTGGATTAAAATTACAGAGACAAGAGTGCCCCCGTGCTTAACCAGGTGTATGACCCAGCACCAGCAGGAAAAGGAATCCATATCAAATAGAATACCTCGTGTTTTGATATTTATAGAGGAAACATGCATGAAAAATGCATCAAAGCTCACAGAGGTGGACCAAATCCCTATAATAACAACATGCATTGTACACTGTGTACAGCCTGACTTGATGGTCGATAGGATCAAATACGAATATGACCTAGGAATTATGATTAATTCATCTCCTTCTCTCGCTGTGTGTGTCTACTTGCTTGATAGTATATGAATGTACACATTATAGAtgaccaccacacacacacacacacacacacacacacacacacacacacacacaccactttaACTGGGTGGGAAGGACTGCACTGTGGTATTTATCGAGGTAGTCTGTGGGTTAATAACAAACCTGTTCACTGACCTAATTATGTTCGCATTACACAGATGACCTCAGCAGATACCTCAACTGCAtccaccagaaaaaaaaaagagacctgCTGCCCCTGGACATGGTCCACTGACTTAATTGAACATCTATtcagcataataataataatttcttaaTATACAGTGTCTACATGATCCTTTGCTGTGCTGTATACAGACATCCTTCACAGACATGAAATTAAAAAGCTGCATGGTACTCAAGACCATCAATAAATACAATACATACTACAATACATATTTGTAGCTGCCATATTATTAGTGGATCCTTCATACGTGGTAACCTTTAATTTTACAGCTACTGCTAGTCTGTACAGCAATATCACTTATTATAAATTGCATATactgcatttctttttattccccCAGAGTAAACCAAAAGGGATTTCTGGTAGGTCTGTGGGCTCTATTTTTGCATTGCTAGGTTGTAAAACTTATCTCTGTAGCGTAAACTGTTGTGACATGCTTGAAGTAGCTGTCTACTGCATGAGCTGAGAGGGGGTATTACCTTTACAGATAAGTAAGGAAACCCTAGTGCAGAACCACATTAGCATGAATGTTTCATCTGAGCTTGCACATGCGTGCACATAAAGATGACCCAGAATGTATCCTATGTAATCAAGATCCTGGTGATGATCACTTCATGTGTGAAATAGGTCATGTTTGCGACCAGCAGTGAGGGTCTGGATTAAGTGCAGTCAAGCACTCCGAAAGTCTATATGGACCTGGCGGCTGGCCAGGCTCAGCACTCTTACAGATGCCCTGCTAGCATCTGCTCTGCTGACCCTACCTATCTTTTTCTAATTATGTTCCCATGTGTGTGCAAGGTGTACATGGACCTCCAAGTTCATATAGATTTTGTGACAGTCAGCCCACATATTCACTAGAGCAGAGTGCAAGTTaatgtgtgcgcgtgtgtatgacAAGGAGATaggcttaaaaagaaaaaagtagcaacaaaaaaaagtgttgatGTTATTTTTGCTGGTCTGTTGTGAGGACGCAATAGTTTCTAACACAGCGAATAAtagagaaaaatgaaatgtcTCGCTGAGTGACGGCTGCACCAAAGTCactgacagaaacacagaattTATATTAAACTGCAACTGCACAATTCAGCTTGTTTCTACAGCACGTCTGCTGGCAGCATAAGTGCAGCATTTCACACAATAGATCTAGTCATTAGGGGAATACATTTCCTCTTTCCCATAAAGACACCACTGCTTGTGCTTAGCCAGTCTCAGTGCAGCAGTCCAGGTGCAGAGTAGTCAGGCAGACAGTTTCCCAGTTCACCCTGAGGCCTGGTGTCTGCTGCGCATGTCCAGCCGCATACCACCATCTCGAGGCCCTGGGCTGGTTTAAAGGCCTGTGTTGTATCTGCCTTGGACCCTGAAACGTGACAGTAGGCAGAATGACAGGAGATGGAAAGGAGGGCAAGGCACTGTAGGGAGGCAAAGGAGGGTGTGAAGTTTGTACCCCCATCCTCTCCATGTGCACTAACGAGAAGGGGTACAAGAGGAAGGGGAGAGAGGTCAGCAACCTTGGTCATGTGAGTTGCAGATTGGAATTCCCTGAGGGAGAAGGGGCAGGGCGTGGTGAGGCGCGGAGGATACAAGGGTCAAAGTCCGACCCATCCCATCACTCACCCCCCTGTGTAATCGCAAATAGCATTATAAGCATGGTCTACCCAAATACCACATCTCCATTTGCCTGATTATTTCATTCCCTCCTTTCAAACTGTTTAAAAGCAGGAAAGATACAGCAATCTTGCCTTGACCGAACCAGCCCTTTTTAGGACACCCGCTCTCCCTCAAGGACAAAGTAGAGGAAGATATGATGTGTCTGTAAGGTACTGGAGTTCAGCCTTAAGGTAATGCTGGGGCGTCAGGGCGTGAAGTTCAGAATAACACGTGCTACAAAGGGCAGCAAGGGAGAGACTGTTCACTGCCCGTGAGGCCATGCAGCTTTCAAGAGTTGGCTGCATTCCTTTCATTACAGAGTTACAACAGTTAGCAAGGGAGGATGACAGCCAGGCCTGTTTTGATACACACAGAAATCCTTACAGACTGGAAATGTTGGACAAGAGAGAGTCCATATGGATTGAATGGGATGACCATGACTGAAAGCTATATCTACGGAGAAAGAATTTTAAAGTCAGAGACAGAAAAATAGTTGTGATGGAAATAAATGTTGAGTTGAAGTGCAA harbors:
- the arhgap35a gene encoding rho GTPase-activating protein 35, producing the protein MMAKKQDPRPPTYNLVVLGLSGTEKEKGQCGVGKSCLCNRFVRPSADDFYLDHTSVLSTSDFGGRVVNNDHFLYWGEAVRTMEEGSECRINVVEQTEFIDDQTFQPHRSTALQPYIKRAASTKMASAEKLMYFCTDQLGLEQDFEQKQMPEGKLMVDGFLLSVDVSRGMNRSFEDQMKFVTNLYNQLAKTKKPVVLVLTKCDEGVERYIKDSHTFALTKKNLQVVETSARSNVNVDLAFLTLVQLIDKSRGKPKIIPYFEALKQQSQQIASAKDRYEWLVNRIVKNYNETWPVVSRRMQTAPEYKDYVFLEGTAKAKKLFQQHVHRLKQEHIEKLRKLYLSTLPQALSTLLPQLDEIDHLSWSGVQKVLETKRDFSQWFVVLDDTPWETTAHIDNTEDDRIPQDLLETPAAEAIYESHLEQLRNERKRAEMRWEFKEQLSVSSFIKPGKPWEEARSFIMNEEFYRWLDEAEYLDIYNKHQKEIIDRAKEDFQELLLEYSELFYELELDAKPSKEKMGAIQEVLGEEQRFKALQKLQAERDALVLKHIHFIYHPTKESCPNNPHCVDTKIEQILASRFPTRYPSSDSARLEGGRAERINLVILGKDGLAREMANEIRALCTSDDRYVLDGRLYELTLRPIEGNVRLPVNSFYTPTFTPHGCLCLYNSKESLSYVVESIEKLRESTISRRERENSFAQLPLSLLLVTKRGVGSIGDIGGETAQTLIQQGQQVAAKLQSAYLDPASPGMGYGRNVSEKQITQMLKGLLEIRRNIGSSSPPLPPPSSTFRDSQSQSMLEADLRIVMCLMCGDTYDLDQLLAPFLLPQHCRPSSSLGGGTSVMLDLSIGGQKQNIELSLLSFHSSLALRKTGLVHGYIAVYSTRRKASMETLCAFLCEVQDIIPIQLLAVGESQMELSDSDSAKKQVIQGEELAHEIEARFSTIICGHGGVVGGLHKIDLFQPFLKEVMEKRTIVEATHMYDNVAEACTNESVSPRGGSPSPVTLLDSEDDIDPSSPYPTLREDTLSSQLGSFKLSEMDSDDPFSFISELSSFESKVNNKVPPQVKPKPVLKVNLGPYMDQQGGTNRRSLPQAVTWARGSDGGYDPSDYAEPMDAVSKPRHTEEENIYSVPHDSTQGKIITIRNANKGHSNGSAGGNGSDSEADSSSLERRRKLSAIGIKPKLYRDRSKRLGKFSNFRTSFSIGSDDEMGSSLKASQDDEGLKKDNSNEDSEDPKKRNILKSLRRNPKKPRSKPRHSISKPGYFGMPLSTVVTPERPIPVFIEKCIYFIETTGLNTEGIYRVCGNKADMESMQRQFEQDHSLDLVEKDFTINTVAGAMKAFFSELPDPLVPYSMQTELVDAFKINDREQRFQTMKDVLRRFPKENYEVFKYVISHLNKVSQNNKMNLMTSENLSICFWPTLMRPDFTTMDALTATRTYQTIIESFIQQCAYFFYNQPLADGLPGSPTSTLSGGGTSAYSCMAGGYSSSPAPSPTPYVLPATPPVIPHYGPPVHHHSHQHQSPSHSPPPTPQSPLPTLLPPSLHPHHPPTEQHTL